In one Bacillus sp. PK3_68 genomic region, the following are encoded:
- the rpsA gene encoding 30S ribosomal protein S1: MTEDMNQVEVNNYTVGDKVQATVVKVEEKQVQVEIEGSKKDGIIPISELSSLHVEKATDVVKEGDKLELQVTKEEDDLYVLSKRKADAEKAWAEMQKRFENGEVFEAEVKEVVKGGLVVDLGIRGFIPASLVEDHYVEDFEDYKGKTMNFKIVELDQEKNRLILSHRAVIDMEKSENKKKVLSEIQAGDVLEGKVQRLTDFGAFVDIGGVDGLVHISQLSHEHVEKPSDVIQEGQEVKVKVLSVDRDSERISLSIKETLPGPWSDISEKAPVGAELTGTVKRLVSYGAFVEVFPGVEGLVHISQISNKHIGTPHEILKEGQEVKVKVLDVNEEENRLSLTMKPFDEEPSAQENESYTMPEENTGFQLGEMIGDKLKGLKRGE; the protein is encoded by the coding sequence ATGACAGAGGACATGAATCAGGTAGAAGTGAACAATTATACAGTGGGCGATAAAGTACAGGCAACTGTAGTAAAGGTGGAAGAAAAACAGGTTCAAGTTGAAATTGAAGGCAGTAAAAAAGACGGCATTATTCCAATTAGCGAACTTTCAAGCCTTCATGTCGAAAAAGCAACAGATGTGGTAAAGGAAGGCGACAAACTCGAACTTCAAGTAACGAAAGAAGAAGACGACCTTTATGTTCTTTCCAAGCGAAAAGCAGATGCAGAAAAGGCTTGGGCGGAAATGCAAAAGCGCTTCGAAAACGGTGAAGTGTTTGAAGCGGAAGTAAAGGAAGTAGTAAAAGGCGGCCTTGTTGTTGATCTTGGCATTCGCGGATTTATCCCTGCTTCGTTAGTGGAAGATCATTATGTGGAAGATTTTGAAGATTATAAAGGGAAAACAATGAACTTTAAAATTGTTGAGCTTGACCAAGAGAAAAACCGCTTAATCTTATCCCATCGAGCTGTGATTGATATGGAAAAATCAGAAAACAAAAAGAAAGTGCTTTCTGAAATCCAAGCGGGCGACGTTCTTGAAGGGAAAGTTCAGCGTCTGACTGATTTTGGCGCTTTCGTTGATATCGGCGGTGTAGACGGTCTTGTTCATATTTCCCAGCTATCACATGAGCATGTTGAAAAGCCATCTGATGTCATTCAGGAAGGCCAGGAAGTAAAGGTGAAAGTTTTATCTGTAGACCGCGACAGTGAAAGGATTTCTTTATCTATTAAAGAAACGCTACCGGGACCATGGTCAGACATTTCTGAAAAGGCCCCTGTTGGTGCAGAGTTAACTGGTACGGTTAAGCGTCTCGTTTCTTACGGGGCATTCGTTGAAGTTTTCCCAGGAGTAGAAGGATTAGTTCACATTTCACAAATCTCCAACAAACACATCGGCACTCCACATGAAATATTAAAAGAGGGCCAGGAAGTAAAGGTAAAGGTACTTGATGTGAATGAAGAGGAAAATCGTCTTTCCTTAACGATGAAGCCATTTGATGAAGAACCATCTGCTCAGGAGAATGAATCGTACACTATGCCTGAAGAAAATACCGGCTTCCAGCTTGGTGAGATGATCGGTGATAAGCTGAAAGGTTTAAAAAGAGGAGAATAA
- the der gene encoding ribosome biogenesis GTPase Der: MVKPVVAIVGRPNVGKSTIFNRIVGERISIVEDVPGVTRDRIYSTGEWLNNEFNIIDTGGIDIGDEPFLEQIRQQAEIAIEEADVIIFLTSGREGVTTADEEVAKILYRSKKPIVLAVNKVDNPEMKSQIYDFYALGFGEPFPISGAHGIGLGDMLDAVVSHFPNAEDEEYDEDVIKFSLIGRPNVGKSSLVNALLGEERVIVSDIAGTTRDAIDSPYMYEGQEYVIIDTAGMRKKGKVYETTEKYSVLRALRAIERSDVVLVVLNAEEGIREQDKHIAGYAHEAGRAVIIVVNKWDAIEKDEKTMKEFEGKIRSHFLFLDYAPIVFLSAKTKKRVHTLLPVINQVSESHTMRVQSSVLNDVVMDAVAMNPTPTDKGKRLRIYYATQVAVKPPTFVVFVNEPELMHFSYERFLQNRIREAFGFEGTPIRIISRARK, from the coding sequence ATGGTGAAACCAGTTGTTGCGATTGTCGGCCGTCCGAACGTCGGGAAGTCAACTATTTTTAACCGAATTGTCGGTGAAAGGATTTCAATTGTTGAGGATGTTCCGGGAGTAACGAGAGATCGCATATATAGCACAGGTGAATGGCTAAATAATGAATTTAATATTATTGATACAGGCGGGATTGACATTGGTGATGAGCCGTTCTTAGAGCAGATTCGCCAGCAGGCGGAAATTGCCATCGAAGAGGCGGACGTAATTATCTTTTTAACGAGCGGGCGTGAAGGAGTAACAACCGCAGATGAAGAAGTAGCAAAAATATTGTATCGGTCAAAAAAGCCGATCGTATTAGCTGTTAATAAAGTAGATAATCCAGAAATGAAAAGCCAAATCTATGATTTTTATGCTTTAGGTTTTGGCGAACCGTTTCCAATTTCGGGAGCCCATGGGATTGGCCTTGGGGACATGCTTGATGCTGTAGTGAGCCATTTTCCAAATGCAGAAGATGAGGAGTACGATGAGGATGTCATTAAGTTTTCCTTAATTGGCCGTCCGAATGTCGGCAAATCTTCATTGGTGAATGCCTTGCTCGGGGAAGAACGAGTCATCGTCAGCGACATTGCCGGCACGACGAGAGACGCTATCGATTCACCTTACATGTATGAAGGTCAGGAGTATGTCATTATTGATACAGCAGGCATGCGTAAAAAAGGAAAAGTTTATGAGACAACCGAAAAATATAGTGTACTCCGCGCGCTTCGTGCGATCGAACGCTCTGACGTTGTCCTTGTTGTGTTAAACGCGGAAGAAGGCATCCGAGAGCAGGATAAGCACATTGCAGGGTATGCTCACGAAGCTGGACGAGCTGTTATCATTGTTGTTAATAAGTGGGACGCTATTGAAAAAGATGAGAAAACGATGAAAGAATTCGAGGGGAAAATCCGAAGCCACTTTTTATTTCTTGATTATGCACCAATCGTTTTCCTTTCAGCTAAAACAAAAAAACGTGTGCATACGTTATTACCTGTCATTAATCAAGTAAGTGAAAGCCATACTATGCGCGTTCAGTCCAGTGTGCTAAATGATGTGGTGATGGATGCGGTAGCGATGAACCCAACGCCGACCGATAAAGGCAAGCGCTTGAGAATTTATTATGCAACACAGGTAGCTGTTAAGCCGCCGACGTTTGTTGTTTTTGTTAATGAACCAGAGCTAATGCATTTCTCTTATGAGCGCTTTTTGCAAAACCGCATTCGTGAAGCGTTCGGCTTTGAAGGGACGCCGATACGTATTATTTCACGTGCTCGAAAATAA
- the fni gene encoding type 2 isopentenyl-diphosphate Delta-isomerase, which translates to MTRAQRKREHIQYALSTGQNRQTGLDDVEFVHQSLPDTALSEISIQTKIGGLLLSSPIFINAMTGGGGKDTEKINSQLALAAKETGIAMAVGSQMSALKNPEERQSFSAVRKLYGNGVILANLGSEATVEQAEAAVDMIEANALQIHLNVIQELTMPEGDRSFKGALERIERIADKLTVPVFVKETGFGLGREAAEKLAKLPVAAVDVSGFGGTNFAAVENERRGKMLDYFNNWGIPTAPAIVECKAAASQLDVMASGGLQNSLDAAKSLALGAVAVGMAGSLLRVLMDSGLEALVAELHTLHDDLKIIMCAVGAKKITDLHKTPLIIKGETFHWLHVRGYEPSAFSQRG; encoded by the coding sequence GTGACGAGAGCTCAGAGAAAACGAGAGCATATTCAGTATGCGCTTTCAACAGGCCAAAATAGGCAGACGGGGCTGGATGATGTAGAGTTTGTTCATCAAAGCCTTCCTGACACAGCGCTTAGCGAAATATCTATTCAAACCAAAATTGGCGGACTTTTATTAAGTTCGCCGATTTTTATCAATGCGATGACAGGCGGTGGAGGGAAAGATACTGAAAAGATTAACAGTCAGCTTGCTCTTGCGGCAAAAGAAACAGGCATAGCGATGGCGGTTGGCTCCCAAATGTCCGCTCTCAAGAATCCGGAGGAGAGGCAATCATTTTCGGCTGTTCGCAAGCTTTATGGCAATGGGGTGATTCTTGCTAATCTTGGCAGCGAAGCAACAGTCGAGCAAGCCGAAGCAGCGGTTGATATGATAGAAGCCAATGCGCTGCAAATTCACTTGAATGTGATTCAAGAGCTGACCATGCCGGAAGGAGATCGAAGCTTCAAGGGAGCGCTTGAGCGGATTGAGAGAATTGCTGATAAGTTGACTGTACCGGTCTTTGTGAAGGAAACGGGCTTTGGTTTAGGAAGAGAGGCAGCGGAGAAACTCGCAAAATTACCTGTTGCAGCAGTGGATGTGAGTGGTTTTGGAGGCACAAACTTTGCCGCAGTAGAGAACGAACGGCGGGGAAAGATGCTGGATTATTTCAATAACTGGGGTATTCCGACGGCTCCCGCTATTGTCGAATGCAAAGCAGCGGCCAGCCAACTAGATGTGATGGCTTCCGGGGGTCTTCAAAATAGCCTTGATGCGGCAAAGTCGCTTGCGCTTGGCGCTGTGGCAGTCGGGATGGCCGGATCATTGCTTCGTGTACTAATGGATAGCGGTCTAGAGGCTTTGGTAGCCGAGCTACATACCTTACATGACGATTTGAAAATAATTATGTGCGCAGTAGGAGCGAAAAAAATAACAGACCTTCACAAAACACCTCTTATTATCAAGGGAGAGACCTTTCATTGGCTTCATGTCCGTGGATATGAGCCGTCTGCTTTCAGTCAAAGAGGTTGA
- the ypeB gene encoding germination protein YpeB, whose product MLRTLAIVVLSLAAVGTGFWGYQEHKEKNAILINAENSYQRAFHDLTFGVDRIHDQIGTTLAMNSRKSLSPALADVWRLTSEAQNDVGQLPLTLLPFNKTEEFLGSIGDFSYKTAVRDLDKEPLTDKEYNHLKNLYEQSADIQNELRKVQHMTLKNNLRWMDVELALAAEKEGTDNTIIDGFKTVEKKAEGYSETNTGTLPGNTNQLDINHLKDNKAAPITKKEAQMRAAKYVQMKQINDVKVTKSGKGSDFSFYSVYMKNKKGEEANIDITRRGGYPLWYMINREVGKPTISLNEANNKATAFLNRHQMKDLALYDSTQYDNVGVFTFVGEQEGVRIYPDTVKVKVALDNGQVIGVTANEYLANHHKRKLEKPVLTEKEAETYINPRVRIQEKRLAVIKNELNQEVLCYEFLGTLGEETYRVLINAKDGTEEQVEKMRQSEPVYDNLL is encoded by the coding sequence ATGCTGCGTACATTAGCTATTGTTGTATTATCGCTGGCTGCTGTCGGGACGGGTTTCTGGGGGTATCAGGAACATAAAGAAAAGAACGCTATTTTAATTAATGCAGAAAACAGCTATCAGCGAGCATTTCACGATTTGACTTTTGGAGTCGATCGGATTCATGATCAAATTGGCACGACTCTGGCGATGAACTCTAGAAAGTCGCTTTCTCCAGCGCTTGCAGATGTCTGGCGGCTAACATCTGAAGCACAAAATGATGTAGGACAACTGCCACTAACGCTATTGCCGTTTAATAAAACAGAAGAGTTTCTTGGCAGTATCGGAGATTTCAGCTATAAAACAGCTGTAAGAGATTTAGATAAAGAACCGCTTACTGATAAAGAATATAATCATTTGAAAAACTTATATGAGCAATCAGCTGATATTCAAAACGAACTGAGAAAAGTGCAGCATATGACACTGAAAAACAACTTGAGATGGATGGATGTTGAACTTGCTTTAGCTGCAGAAAAAGAAGGAACCGATAACACGATTATTGATGGATTTAAAACAGTTGAAAAGAAAGCCGAGGGCTATAGTGAAACAAATACCGGTACGCTTCCAGGCAATACAAACCAACTGGATATAAATCATTTAAAGGACAATAAAGCAGCACCTATTACTAAAAAAGAAGCACAAATGCGAGCGGCAAAGTATGTTCAAATGAAGCAGATAAACGATGTAAAGGTCACAAAAAGCGGAAAAGGCTCGGACTTTTCTTTTTACAGTGTATACATGAAAAATAAAAAAGGCGAAGAGGCGAACATCGATATAACGAGAAGAGGCGGCTACCCACTTTGGTACATGATCAACAGAGAAGTAGGGAAACCTACGATCAGTTTAAATGAAGCAAACAATAAAGCCACCGCTTTTTTAAATCGTCATCAAATGAAGGATTTAGCACTTTATGACAGTACTCAGTATGACAATGTCGGCGTGTTTACTTTCGTTGGTGAACAAGAAGGTGTTCGGATTTACCCTGATACCGTTAAAGTGAAAGTAGCTTTGGATAACGGACAAGTGATCGGAGTCACGGCGAATGAATATTTGGCGAATCACCATAAGAGGAAGTTGGAAAAGCCGGTATTGACCGAGAAAGAAGCAGAAACATACATTAACCCGAGGGTCCGCATTCAGGAAAAGCGGCTTGCGGTCATTAAAAATGAGCTGAATCAGGAAGTGCTCTGTTACGAATTCCTAGGCACACTCGGTGAAGAAACGTATCGGGTTTTAATTAATGCAAAAGATGGAACAGAAGAGCAGGTGGAAAAGATGCGTCAATCGGAACCAGTTTATGACAACTTGCTATAA
- the cmk gene encoding (d)CMP kinase — MKRQMQIAIDGPAAAGKSTVAKIIAEKLSYIYIDTGAMYRALTYKALQADADLEDAEKLLELLQESVIDLKPGKAGQLVFINDQDVTNEIRTSTVTNAVSFVAKHAPVREEMVKRQQLFAKKGGVVMDGRDIGTHVLPEAEVKIFLKASVEERAKRRHLENISKGFPSDIEKLKEEITLRDKMDSEREAAPLKKAEDAIELDTTSLSITDVVDRIISIVKEREQAW; from the coding sequence ATGAAAAGACAAATGCAAATAGCAATCGACGGTCCAGCCGCGGCAGGGAAAAGTACGGTAGCAAAGATCATTGCTGAAAAACTATCCTATATTTATATTGATACAGGTGCTATGTATCGAGCCCTGACTTATAAAGCTCTCCAGGCTGATGCTGACTTGGAGGACGCCGAAAAACTTCTGGAACTGCTCCAGGAGTCAGTGATTGATTTGAAGCCGGGGAAAGCTGGGCAGCTCGTATTTATTAACGACCAAGATGTGACAAATGAAATTAGAACGAGCACAGTAACAAACGCCGTTTCTTTTGTGGCCAAGCATGCCCCTGTACGTGAAGAGATGGTTAAGCGGCAGCAACTGTTTGCTAAAAAAGGGGGCGTAGTCATGGATGGACGTGACATTGGCACCCATGTGCTTCCCGAAGCAGAAGTGAAAATTTTTCTTAAAGCAAGTGTGGAAGAGCGGGCGAAAAGAAGACATTTAGAAAATATTTCTAAAGGATTTCCGTCAGATATAGAGAAATTAAAAGAGGAGATTACTCTTCGTGACAAAATGGACTCAGAACGGGAAGCCGCTCCGCTTAAAAAAGCAGAAGATGCAATAGAACTAGATACAACTTCCTTGTCTATTACAGACGTGGTGGATCGGATTATTTCAATTGTAAAGGAAAGAGAACAGGCATGGTAA
- a CDS encoding PilZ domain-containing protein produces the protein MSNEQQGRVYLSVPMQSGDHHYFEITARVVRLRIDDKGRPIASIEFVDIPRTDQQILLRFCFERQLIMKRKGLIQ, from the coding sequence GTGAGCAATGAACAACAGGGAAGAGTCTATCTTTCTGTGCCAATGCAATCGGGTGACCACCATTACTTCGAAATAACTGCGCGTGTTGTAAGGCTTCGCATAGATGATAAAGGCCGGCCAATTGCCTCTATTGAATTTGTTGATATTCCACGGACAGATCAGCAGATTTTGCTTCGTTTCTGTTTCGAACGCCAGCTGATTATGAAAAGAAAAGGATTGATTCAGTAA
- a CDS encoding NAD(P)H-dependent glycerol-3-phosphate dehydrogenase codes for MKNKESIAMVGAGSWGTALAIVLADNGHEVRLWTQNKERIKEINETHTNQQYLPGIELPENIVASSSMESVLSGLDVVVLAVPTKAIREVLQLIEEIRTEPFTIVHVSKGIEPDTLMRISEMIREELPEKLCKDIVILSGPSHAEEVSLRHPTTVTVSSENMEAAERIQDIFMNQHFRVYTNPDIVGVEIGGALKNIIALAAGISDGLGYGDNAKAALITRGLAEIARLGTKMGADPLTFSGLTGIGDLIVTCTSVHSRNWRAGNMLGKGQKLQDVLDNMGMVVEGVRTTRAARQLSLKYEVEMPITEALYRILFEGKEPKAAVDELMARMKTNEMESLVDIIDRQQGS; via the coding sequence ATGAAAAACAAAGAGAGCATTGCAATGGTTGGGGCGGGCAGCTGGGGAACAGCACTCGCCATTGTTCTTGCTGATAACGGTCATGAAGTTCGCCTGTGGACTCAAAACAAAGAACGCATAAAAGAAATCAATGAAACACACACCAACCAACAATATTTACCGGGCATTGAATTGCCTGAAAATATTGTTGCTTCCAGTTCAATGGAAAGCGTATTAAGCGGGTTGGATGTCGTTGTACTGGCTGTTCCCACAAAAGCAATTCGTGAAGTGCTCCAGCTCATCGAAGAGATTCGAACAGAACCTTTTACCATCGTTCATGTCAGCAAAGGAATTGAACCGGATACGTTAATGCGCATATCGGAAATGATTAGAGAAGAATTGCCTGAGAAATTATGTAAGGATATCGTTATTCTTTCCGGTCCGAGTCACGCAGAAGAAGTGAGTCTGCGTCATCCAACAACCGTTACAGTTTCTTCTGAGAATATGGAAGCTGCAGAAAGAATTCAAGATATTTTCATGAATCAGCATTTTCGTGTTTATACAAACCCGGATATAGTTGGTGTGGAAATTGGAGGAGCTTTAAAAAATATTATTGCTCTGGCAGCAGGCATTTCTGATGGTCTCGGTTATGGAGATAACGCCAAGGCGGCCTTGATTACGAGAGGACTTGCTGAAATCGCCCGCCTGGGCACAAAAATGGGGGCCGATCCGCTTACCTTTTCTGGACTAACAGGAATTGGCGATTTAATTGTTACATGTACAAGCGTTCATTCGAGAAATTGGCGTGCAGGCAATATGCTTGGAAAAGGACAAAAGCTGCAAGACGTTCTTGATAATATGGGAATGGTTGTGGAAGGGGTCCGCACCACGAGGGCAGCCCGTCAACTTTCTCTTAAATATGAAGTAGAAATGCCGATTACTGAAGCATTATACCGTATTTTATTTGAAGGAAAAGAGCCAAAAGCAGCTGTAGACGAATTGATGGCTCGTATGAAAACAAATGAAATGGAAAGTTTAGTTGACATTATTGATCGTCAGCAAGGAAGCTAG
- the sleB gene encoding spore cortex-lytic enzyme, producing the protein MPETSRAFSGQVIQKGASGDDVIELQARLQYIGYYKGKIDGVYGWGTYWAVRNFQEAFGLPIDGLVGGTTKNKLVKASKYDESYVKSQIAKGRSFTHYGKGSSGENTSAPAQSVPPGFSQNDIQLMANAVHGEARGEPYEGQVAVAAVILNRLESQSFPNTVSGVIFEPRAFTAVADGQIWLTPNETSKKAVLDAINGWDPTSNALYYFNPDTATSSWIWSRPQIKKIGKHIFCQ; encoded by the coding sequence ATGCCGGAAACGTCTCGGGCATTTTCAGGACAGGTCATTCAAAAGGGGGCTTCCGGCGATGATGTTATTGAGCTTCAAGCAAGGCTTCAATACATTGGTTACTACAAAGGGAAAATTGATGGCGTATATGGCTGGGGAACTTATTGGGCTGTCCGTAACTTCCAGGAAGCTTTTGGACTGCCGATCGACGGGCTTGTTGGGGGAACCACAAAGAATAAGCTTGTAAAGGCATCTAAGTATGATGAAAGCTATGTAAAATCACAGATTGCAAAAGGCCGTTCCTTTACTCATTATGGGAAGGGCTCTTCAGGAGAAAACACATCAGCTCCAGCTCAAAGCGTCCCACCCGGTTTTTCCCAAAATGATATTCAGTTAATGGCCAATGCCGTGCATGGGGAAGCGCGCGGAGAACCCTATGAAGGGCAAGTGGCAGTAGCAGCGGTCATCCTAAACCGTTTGGAAAGCCAAAGCTTTCCGAACACAGTGTCAGGGGTTATCTTTGAGCCGCGGGCCTTTACGGCGGTGGCAGACGGACAAATTTGGCTAACACCAAATGAAACATCAAAGAAGGCCGTATTAGATGCGATCAATGGATGGGACCCGACAAGTAATGCTTTATACTATTTTAATCCTGATACAGCGACAAGTTCTTGGATTTGGTCTAGGCCGCAAATTAAAAAAATAGGGAAACATATTTTCTGTCAATAA
- a CDS encoding flagellar brake domain-containing protein, whose amino-acid sequence MIETGMYLLLVSREKDQEEHYRCRVADIDEGVILIDYPVNIGTNRSTFFVDGMQLSAEFIDPKYSSAVYTFDTEVKGRTKRDIPLLILHDPGLEKYVRIQRRKFVRVPIPVDAAIYLENVAPFTAATEDISAGGSLFLCQKG is encoded by the coding sequence ATGATTGAAACAGGGATGTATTTACTGCTTGTTTCTAGAGAAAAAGATCAGGAAGAGCATTATCGCTGCCGGGTAGCAGATATTGATGAGGGAGTCATACTTATTGATTATCCCGTAAACATAGGTACAAATCGCTCTACCTTTTTTGTAGATGGCATGCAGCTTTCAGCTGAGTTTATTGACCCAAAATATTCTTCAGCAGTCTACACATTTGACACGGAAGTAAAAGGGCGGACGAAAAGAGATATTCCACTTTTAATCCTTCATGATCCCGGGTTGGAAAAATATGTGCGTATTCAAAGACGAAAGTTTGTACGGGTGCCTATACCGGTGGATGCAGCTATCTATTTAGAAAATGTTGCGCCCTTTACGGCAGCTACAGAAGATATTAGTGCGGGGGGATCGCTGTTCCTCTGCCAGAAGGGATAG
- a CDS encoding asparaginase, whose translation MSKKRIFVIHTGGTISMEEDKQSGAVKPTSTNPLFSFDHLLDESATIVSAEPFHLPSPHITPKEMLKLKHLIDETLEQESFDGVVITHGTDTLEETAYFLDLTLTTDVPVVVTGAMRSSNEIGADGLYNLISSIRVAACSEAKRKGVLVVLNDEIHSADNVTKTHTSNISTFQSPQYGPIGIITKRKILFHHEPARRQKFPVAAVDKRVALIKAYAGMDSYLLSALKELRYDGVVIEALGQGNLPPDAVSAVKELIEEKIPVVLVSRCFNGIVQDIYGYEGGGKQLKELGLIFSNGLNGQKARLKLLIALGSKHPSDNLEKLFE comes from the coding sequence TTGTCAAAAAAACGAATATTCGTCATCCATACAGGAGGAACTATTTCAATGGAGGAAGATAAGCAATCCGGTGCTGTTAAGCCAACCAGCACAAACCCGCTCTTTTCATTTGATCATTTGTTAGATGAGTCGGCGACAATCGTTTCTGCTGAACCATTTCATCTTCCTTCTCCTCACATTACTCCAAAAGAGATGCTTAAGCTGAAACATTTAATTGATGAGACGCTAGAGCAAGAATCCTTTGATGGAGTGGTCATTACTCATGGAACCGATACGCTGGAAGAGACCGCTTATTTTCTAGATTTAACACTTACAACCGATGTTCCAGTAGTTGTTACAGGCGCCATGCGTTCTAGCAATGAAATCGGAGCAGATGGTCTATATAATTTAATTTCATCTATCCGTGTCGCTGCTTGCAGCGAAGCAAAAAGGAAAGGTGTACTTGTGGTGTTGAACGACGAAATTCATTCGGCCGACAATGTAACAAAGACCCATACGAGCAATATTTCAACTTTTCAAAGTCCGCAATACGGACCTATTGGAATTATTACAAAAAGAAAAATTCTTTTTCATCATGAGCCGGCTCGCCGTCAGAAGTTTCCCGTGGCAGCCGTTGACAAACGCGTCGCCCTGATTAAAGCCTACGCCGGTATGGACTCGTATTTGCTGTCTGCTTTAAAAGAACTACGTTATGACGGAGTGGTGATTGAAGCGCTTGGACAAGGTAACCTGCCTCCTGATGCCGTTTCAGCAGTCAAGGAACTCATTGAGGAAAAAATCCCGGTTGTGCTCGTCTCCAGATGCTTTAATGGCATTGTCCAGGATATATATGGATATGAAGGCGGTGGCAAACAATTGAAGGAACTGGGGCTCATCTTCTCAAATGGGCTGAATGGCCAGAAAGCACGATTAAAACTGCTTATTGCATTAGGTTCTAAACACCCCTCCGACAATCTTGAAAAACTATTTGAATAA
- the prsW gene encoding glutamic-type intramembrane protease PrsW: MLAVFSAGIAPGLALLCYFYLRDQYETEPVTTVAKAFISGVLLTFPVMFIQYVLAEEKIALSGAATAFLSSGLLEEFVKWFILFYLIYQHTDFDEPYDGIVYGTSVSLGFATAENILYLLAYGVEHAFFRALLPVSSHALFGVLMGFYLGKAKFSQDGKENRRLWLSLLIPSLLHGLYDYILLIESVWLYYIIPFMLFLWWLALKKVKQAHRLSDQHHLRLVRNKSS; this comes from the coding sequence ATGCTGGCGGTTTTTTCGGCGGGGATAGCTCCTGGACTGGCGCTTTTATGCTATTTTTATTTGCGTGATCAATATGAAACAGAACCGGTGACAACAGTTGCAAAAGCTTTTATTTCGGGTGTGCTGCTTACTTTCCCAGTGATGTTTATCCAATATGTATTGGCGGAAGAGAAGATTGCTCTTTCCGGTGCGGCTACAGCTTTTTTATCGAGTGGATTGCTTGAGGAATTTGTAAAGTGGTTTATATTATTTTATCTAATTTACCAGCATACAGATTTTGATGAGCCCTATGATGGCATTGTATACGGGACAAGCGTCTCACTCGGATTCGCGACAGCAGAAAATATTCTTTACCTGCTGGCTTATGGAGTGGAGCATGCTTTTTTTCGGGCGCTGTTGCCGGTTTCAAGTCATGCGCTTTTTGGCGTATTGATGGGGTTCTATCTGGGGAAGGCCAAATTTAGCCAGGACGGCAAGGAAAACAGGCGACTGTGGCTTTCACTCTTAATCCCGTCTTTATTACACGGGTTGTACGATTACATTTTATTGATTGAGTCTGTCTGGCTCTATTATATAATTCCATTTATGTTGTTTCTTTGGTGGCTGGCGTTAAAGAAAGTGAAACAAGCCCACCGCTTGTCTGATCAGCACCATCTTCGTCTTGTGCGGAATAAAAGCTCTTAA
- a CDS encoding lysophospholipid acyltransferase family protein — translation MVTFYTIARSVVKSVLMPLYRVEVHGREHFPKEGGVLLCSNHIDNLDPPIVGITAPRPILFMAKEELFKVPIFGKMLANLNAFPVKRGASDRDAIRKGLKFLKEGKVLGLFPEGTRSKTGKIGEGMAGAGFFALRTNAYVIPCAIIGPYRMFRKLKVVYGPPIDMEDLRSRKASAEETTAVIMAHIRRLKEEAH, via the coding sequence ATGGTAACATTTTATACAATCGCAAGGTCAGTCGTAAAATCGGTATTAATGCCGCTGTACCGTGTGGAAGTACATGGGCGGGAGCATTTTCCGAAAGAAGGCGGTGTGCTCCTATGCAGCAACCACATTGATAATCTTGATCCTCCAATAGTAGGCATTACGGCCCCAAGGCCTATTTTATTTATGGCAAAAGAAGAATTGTTTAAAGTTCCTATTTTCGGGAAAATGTTAGCTAACTTAAATGCGTTTCCAGTCAAAAGAGGAGCGAGCGACAGAGATGCTATTCGAAAGGGACTTAAATTTTTAAAAGAAGGAAAAGTTCTTGGGCTTTTTCCGGAAGGAACCCGTTCAAAAACAGGGAAAATCGGTGAGGGAATGGCAGGAGCCGGATTCTTTGCTTTGCGCACAAACGCTTATGTTATTCCTTGTGCCATCATCGGTCCCTATAGAATGTTCCGCAAGCTGAAAGTAGTCTACGGTCCTCCGATTGATATGGAGGATCTGCGCAGTCGTAAAGCAAGTGCTGAAGAAACAACTGCTGTTATCATGGCCCATATTCGCCGTTTAAAAGAGGAAGCACATTAA